One region of Cucurbita pepo subsp. pepo cultivar mu-cu-16 chromosome LG03, ASM280686v2, whole genome shotgun sequence genomic DNA includes:
- the LOC111791390 gene encoding transcription factor WER codes for MFNLRAMVGHWSWGLVEDEVWRKGPWTAEEDRLLMEYVRIYGEGRWNSVARLTGLKRNGKSCRLRWVNYLRPDLKRGQITPHEESIILELHARWGNRWSMIARSLPGRTDNEIKNYWRTHFKKKEKDSSDANGKAKARLLRRQQFHQQQLQQQQQQYNPMDMNKIMALLEEHDKNNISEALSSSASETEKRQNITNFHSQTANNEQSLLSELNTNGFVLPEMLNEGLEVGWAMELGGYPWQW; via the exons ATGTTTAACTTGAGAGCAATGGTAGGCCATTGGAGTTGGGGTTTGGTGGAAGATGAAGTATGGAGGAAGGGACCTTGGACTGCTGAGGAAGACAGGTTGCTTATGGAATATGTCAGGATATATGGTGAAGGAAGATGGAACTCCGTGGCTCGGCTTACAG GATTGAAGAGAAATGGGAAGAGTTGCAGACTGAGATGGGTAAACTATCTAAGGCCGGACTTGAAGAGAGGACAGATAACCCCACATGAAGAGAGCATAATTCTCGAGCTTCATGCTAGATGGGGCAATAG ATGGTCAATGATTGCTCGGAGCTTACCAGGACGAACGGATAACGAAATAAAGAACTACTGGAGGACccatttcaagaaaaaggaaaaggacaGTTCTGATGCGAATGGGAAAGCAAAAGCTCGCCTTCTCAGAAGGCAGCAATTTCATCAGCAACAACtgcaacagcagcagcagcaataCAATCCAATGGACATGAACAAAATCATGGCTCTACTAGAAGAACACGACAAAAACAACATATCAGAAGCTTTGTCTTCCTCTGCTTCAGAGACAGAGAAGAGACAAAACATCACAAATTTCCACTCACAAACAGCTAACAATGAACAGAGTTTACTCTCTGAGCTCAATACCAATGGCTTTGTTCTACCTGAGATGTTGAATGAAGGGCTAGAAGTGGGATGGGCTATGGAGCTTGGTGGGTATCCATGGCAATGGTAG